The Mycolicibacterium fluoranthenivorans genomic interval CCAACTCCATCTGCATCGTCGGCAACCGGCTGGGCTCAGCTTCCCACACTACGATTGCGGTGTGTCTCTCGTCGCTGAACTTCCGACGATCGTGGCGACCTCGCACGGCAAGCTGCGCGGCAGCACCGAAGGCAGTGTCGGGGTGTGGCGCGGTGTCGGCTACGCCGAACAGCCGTTGGGGGAGCTGCGTTTCCGGGGGCCGGCGCCCCTGCAGCCGTGGTCGGGGGTGCGCGATGCTCTCGAGCACGGTCCGCTGCCGCCGCAGGGCCGGTCCTTCGTGGGGGGTGGCCGGGACGACCCCAAGATGCGGGATGAGGCCTGTCTCACGGTGACCGTGTGGTCGCCGGACGTGTCGGGCTCGTTGCCGGTGATGGTGTGGATCCCCGGTGGCGCGTTCGTCTACGGTGCCGGGCAGCTGCAGTTGTACAATGGGTCCAGGCTGGCCCGTAACGGCGATGTGGTGGTGGTCAACGTCACCTACCGGCTCGGGGTGTTCGGTGGCTTCGAGCTGGGCGACCTGGGCGACGGCTTCGACGACAACCTGTGTCTGCGTGACCAGATCGCTGCGCTGCAGTGGGTGCGCGACAATATCGCGGCGTTCGGCGGTGACCCGCAGCGTGTCACCGTATTCGGCGAATCTGCCGGTGCCACATCGGTATTGGCGCTGCTGGCCAGTCCGGCCGCCGAGGGATTGTTCACCAGGGCGATCGCGCAGAGTCCCGCGCTGCCGCTGATCGCCGACCGGCAGACCAGGGCGCGGCAGGCGCAGACCTTTCTCGAGGAGCTCGGCGCCGACGTCGACCATCTCAAACAGCTGCCGCAGCGCCGGTTGCGCCGCGCCGCCGGTGTGGTGCAGGCGGCCAGCGCCGCCGACACGCCGACGCTGGCCTTCGGGCTCACCCACGGTGTCGACCTGCTGCCACGGCATCCCATCGAGGCGGCCCGGGCCGGCGCGGTGCACGCCATCCCGCTGATCATCGGTACCAACAGTCATGAGGCGTCGATGTTCGCGTGGGGCAAACCCCCGATGCTGCCGACCACGCTGGAGTCGATCGACGGATTCTTCGCGCGCAGGGCGCCGCAGGCACGCAATCGGGTGCTCGGCGCGTACCCGGCCTATCCGCGCCGCCGGGCACTGGTGGATTTCGGGTCCGATGCCATGTTCGGCGCCCCGACCTGGGCGTTCGCCGACGCCTACAGTGCCCATGCGCCGGTGCACATGTACCGGTTCGACCACACCACCTGGACGTTGCGTGCCCTGGGCCTGGGCGCCACGCACGGCAGCGAGATCGTGCACATTCAGCACAGCTACGGCTCTTATCTGGGCCGTAAGCTGCATCCACTGGGCCGGCGGGTGCAGCCCGCGGTCGGCCGGCGGATGCAGCGTTCGTGGCTGGAGTTCGCCAGGGGCGGGCTGGACGAGTGGCCGTTCTACGACGCGCAGCGCCGGGCCACCCGGCTGATCGGCAGCGCACGGGACGTGACGGTGGAGGACCCCGACGAACGCCGGCGTGCGGCCTGGGCCGGCGTGTACTAGCAGGCGTAACGCCGGTCGGTGTACCGGCGCAGGTTGTGCAGGAATCGCTGGAACAGCCAACCCATCACCGGGCGGCCCGCGGTCATGCCGAGACGGGCAGCGGTGCCGTTGGGCTTCATCGCCATCACCCAGGTCAGGTTGCAGCCGCCTTCGGTGGGCACCACCCAGTAGTCCTCGGCGAACGCCGCGATGCTGTTGGTCGAGGCCTGATTGAACCGGAAAGCCATATGGCTGTGCGGTTCCCAGGACAGGAACTCCTCATCGCCGATGATGCCGCCACGCATGTGGACGGTGCGGGTGGTGCCGACGCCGTACGGCTGCGGGCTGGTCCAGGTCACCTTGGTGATCACGGAGGCCCAGTGCGGCCAGGATTCGGCGTCGGAGAGCACCTCGAACACCTGCTCCGGTGTGATGGCGAGGTCGACGGTGCTGACGAAACGGAACGGTGCCTCGGAGATGAAGTCCAGATCCACGGGTTCGCACGGATACATTTTCGGCACCCGTCGACCCTATCCGGGGTGGTCCGGGGAATGCTCATCGTGTAGCGGTGTCGGGACGAGCCGATCGCACTCTCTAGACTGGCTCAGTCGTCCCACCCGTCTTCATGAGGAGTTTTAGTGCTGCGCAGCCATGCCGCCGGTTCGTTGCGGTCCACCGATGCCGGTCAGACGGTGACGCTGGCGGGCTGGGTGGCGCGCCGACGCGACCACGGCGGCGTCATCTTCATCGACCTGCGTGACGCGTCCGGGGTGTCCCAGGTGGTCTTCCGCGATGCGGCGGTGCTGGAGCAGGCGCACCGGCTGCGCGCCGAATACTGCGTCGCGGTGACCGGCACCGTCGAGGTGCGGCCCGAAGGTAATGCCAACACCGAGATCCCCACCGGTGAGATCGAGGTCAACACCACCTCGCTGACCGTGCTCGGCGAAAGTGCACCGCTGCCGTTCCAGCTGGACGAGACGGCCGGTGAGGAAGCCCGGCTGAAGTACCGGTACCTGGACCTGCGCCGGGAGGGCCCCGGCAACGCAATCCGGTTGCGCTCCAAGGTCAATGCCGCAGCCCGCAATGTGCTGGCCGAGCACGATTTCGTCGAGATCGAGACCCCGACGCTGACCCGGTCGACGCCGGAGGGGGCGCGCGATTTCCTGGTGCCGGCCCGGCTGCAGCCCGGCTCGTTCTACGCGCTGCCGCAGAGCCCGCAGC includes:
- a CDS encoding SRPBCC family protein; protein product: MYPCEPVDLDFISEAPFRFVSTVDLAITPEQVFEVLSDAESWPHWASVITKVTWTSPQPYGVGTTRTVHMRGGIIGDEEFLSWEPHSHMAFRFNQASTNSIAAFAEDYWVVPTEGGCNLTWVMAMKPNGTAARLGMTAGRPVMGWLFQRFLHNLRRYTDRRYAC
- a CDS encoding carboxylesterase/lipase family protein, which translates into the protein MSLVAELPTIVATSHGKLRGSTEGSVGVWRGVGYAEQPLGELRFRGPAPLQPWSGVRDALEHGPLPPQGRSFVGGGRDDPKMRDEACLTVTVWSPDVSGSLPVMVWIPGGAFVYGAGQLQLYNGSRLARNGDVVVVNVTYRLGVFGGFELGDLGDGFDDNLCLRDQIAALQWVRDNIAAFGGDPQRVTVFGESAGATSVLALLASPAAEGLFTRAIAQSPALPLIADRQTRARQAQTFLEELGADVDHLKQLPQRRLRRAAGVVQAASAADTPTLAFGLTHGVDLLPRHPIEAARAGAVHAIPLIIGTNSHEASMFAWGKPPMLPTTLESIDGFFARRAPQARNRVLGAYPAYPRRRALVDFGSDAMFGAPTWAFADAYSAHAPVHMYRFDHTTWTLRALGLGATHGSEIVHIQHSYGSYLGRKLHPLGRRVQPAVGRRMQRSWLEFARGGLDEWPFYDAQRRATRLIGSARDVTVEDPDERRRAAWAGVY